The genomic region TGGATTTACATATTGTAGAGTTAACAAAAGTTGTCATTAGCATTGTAATGTGAGACtactccaaaaaaaaacaaccctataggtcatttttcaagcacctacgacctatatttacattttaaagtaatgcgccctctagctggcgtaaaaataatgacagtgtcgtgtaaCGTctgtcatgaaatgacgtataactgtcattaccaatcaaaatgcgtgttcatttaaatgcattgtacaccatttctcctatttccatttaacaaaacacatttttttttattaacgactacacctaccccacccctaaacctacccttaatgatttatatacactttatgagcacatgcattCCCTGTGATCAAACCCACGatcacatgatcacatgattgcatattgttattgtaatgctctgccaattgagctatgcaaaacccgaaatatgacgcagataaTAGGGaacaatgtattaaaatgaaaatgtcctgttgtcgataggggggccactttagtaaacgctcctatgggtcgtatttcagggaagtgacaaacaacCTATATGGtcatattggttggagaacatgttgtgTAATGTTTGTAGAGTCAGAGTGTCCAGAAGCATTTAAATCCTCTGATGTTTCATTTTCTGATTCATCATGTTCATCTGCCTGAAACAACAACAGAGAATAATATTGTTACACAGATCACAAATATTAATGTTCTTGATCCTTTGAAATGTTTcaataatctgtcaaatatctGAAGTCATATTTCAACTGAGCATACAGAAACATGATAAACAGGGACTGTCATGATCCTCTAGTCCAGATCATTCAGCGTTATGCTATTAATTTTCATATTCACACTGACGATACACAAATCTAAGCTGCCTAATTCTGTTTTTCCACCCCATCCACTTCTTGCCTTAAAGGGTGGCGTATGACGgtcgaggagagagaacgagtaagagggagatttgaaaataataataagaaaaaaactgCAGCACGAGAGATGACACAATACAAtacagctcaaaagaatatcactggaatgaaggtttatgactgggcaagtgctttaggacccgcatttatattagaaaagctttccagcactggagagagctaagagggaaggcctgaaaacagatgaGGAGGCTGCTTTGATCCCACTTCACATGTaagtaacactgggtttgattgtctggagctgctgtgctgtttacgactaacaacaaacaattgtttgtatttactcttgtgtactgtacattcattttttgtgcttccttgtcattTGTTCATCATCATGCATTTTGTTGTgtgtcagctgtgataaacagacatccactctcgTATTGCGTGTGTGACAGaggccagatagtgagagttttGCTGTTAAACTGCGGCACACTGACAACCACTAGAGAATGATGTGTTTAGCATCATTCGTAGTGTATTCGCCTCAAGTTCCAGCAGCGATCGGGCCGGGGTTTGTGACCAACTCGGAGCAGTGTAGTTAGGATTGAAGTGTGgattttggaggcggagcaatgaagagaggtgtgggtttgtttgggttgatttcaaatatcaacagtgttcaacaaCGAACTTGAGAAATcgcatacagcacctttaaagattgTAAAACTGAATGCTGTAAAACTGAAATCATGTTAGTCAGTCTTAAACCCTTTGGCTCTTCTCGACATCTTCATTCATATTGATGGAGTGTTGGTTAGACCTTCATCCAGTGTGTGCAATCTGGGAGTATCTGATCCTAAATTTCTACCCTATAAAATACTTTAGACCTTGAtataagaaaaatgtaattcattatttaaaaaaaaaagtttaagattttattttccATGATTTTTCCAGGTTAATAAATCACACTTTTGCTTTTTTGATGCTTTAGACTGAATTATGATTCTCTGCACAAAGACAGACAATAATAAATGTGATGAAGATACCTGTGTGTGGAGaagatgattgtgtgtttctgtcatCATAATATTCTCCTCTGTTATTGCTGTCTGAGCCAGAAAAGATAAAACAGATTATATAAAAACTTGATACAGAGTTCATTCAGATATCCTGCTTTTGTAAATATAGATCTGCATGTTAGTATATTAAATctcataatattattttatgtttagatgcagaataaaagtttttaaaaaattaaatcttttcaaaaagttcatatatTTCTACTGTCACATGGTGTATATGGTTAAAACTGTCCATGCTTTgttcatacatttaaaaaaatgtaaaacaagaaTATTTACAACAAGGTTGTATATTTATAACTCACCATTTGACCTTTTCCATTTGTAGATGCAGTAACCAGTTACAATCACAATCACAGCGAGAGCTACAGCTCCTGCTATTACGATCCATGTATGATCCGTTTCACAGTCAGAACATCTTCCATCTGCAGAacgataaaataaaacaaaatcattataaatgttttttaatcaaCATTATGAACTGTTGAAATGAGTTGATGcactttaaatgtatttgtttgtggTGAGAAACATTAATCCATTCCAGCATTATCATGTATGTGACTGAATTTATGATATTTACCCCATTTTACTGAAACTGGTTCAGTCAGACTGCTGTGAATGAGCAGACAATCATAAGATCCTTTGAGGTTTCTGTTGATCTTCACACTGATTCTCATCTGAAAGGTTTCATCATCATTTGGTCTGATTCCTGAAGATGTTTGATCCTCAAGATTAGTTCTGTTCCTTCTAATGTTCATCTGAACATCTCTGGGGTAGAAACCAGTGGCCAGACACATCAGAACCAGATTATTGTCATCATCAGGAGATTTCCTCACAGAGACATGAACATCTGGAGAACCTGGAGAAGAAGAAGCataaaattaacataaaatttGACTATGAATTTGGTTCTGTGTGTAAAACTATTATATTCTTCACATCCATTAAAAATGAGACTttttgtgagtaaatgatcacaaTTAGAAGTATAGAGAAAACTCTTGCATATTTGAACACAACCTTAAAAAATGTtcttatattttcataatttagaCTAAATAAATGTGTTTCATAATGCAAAAGACAGGCGATAATTAAACTGATCAGATCAGAACTTACTCTGTTTTGTGTTGTTAAATGTTGAGATCCAGTTCATGTAGGTCTTGAGGTAATACTTGATGAACTGGTTTCGTCCTGTTTGAAGATCCCATTCCTCTTTAGTTTCTTTGGCTTTGGGGTTTTTATCAATCCACTTCATAGTGTCAGAATTAAAGGATATAAAATCCTCTCCATCAAATCCATATTCATCAAAGACAGTCAGATTCACTGTTCCATCAGGAAGTTTCTCCAGTTCACAGCCAATTATTCTCTGAAGAACATGATCTACAATCACAGAACAACAAACTTATAAGAAGTATAGCGAGTGATTGGAGTTTGTCATGAACAGAACAAGGCATCAGTTTACTGTCTGGGATTTGTTGTGTCGCGTCAGCGAATGCATTTACTCACATTTATCAGATTATTTCATGTTCTAGCTTGTCATAACAAAAGTTCTGACTTTGACAAATGATTTTGATCAGAAAtttgaatatgaatatataagGTTCAAGATCCCAGGCATACGAACACTGATCACCATTATGGAGACTTCGAAACAATTACAGTGTGAATAATTCATTTCTTACAGTGTCATGATTAAAGACAACTTTATCATGTGAATTCACAGTAAAATGAGACACAGCCTGCACTGATTTGACAGTAAGTTTCTGACTACAGTTATTTATTGTACAATAATACTGTTTAATCCTGCAAATTAATAGCAATATTTTTATAGTGCACACTAACTTGGAGATTCAGTGTGAAAATATGAACTACAATATAAAcacatattattatataaacagcAGATAAATATTTGCAATTTAATATAACATGATAATGAATGAGAGTAAATCATGAATCTCACCAGAACACTGTGAGTTTGTGCAGTTTGTCAGAGTCCTGATCTGATGAATGAACCAGTCTCTAGAATCAGGTGGATCTTTAGGAGCTTCAGTCCAGTCATATTCAGTCAGAATCCAGACTCTTTCTTCATCACTGAAGTGTTTGATCCGTCTGTCATCAGCAACAATCACAGCACTGAACTCTGGGAATGTGTCTGCTTTAGTCAGGACTGTAAACTTGTAGTGGAGGAAGTGTTTCTCTGAGGAACATATGAAACATGgacaacaataaaaacacacacacacaaacagaagcATGTCATATAGTGACCATACACCCTCTTACATGTTCCCTGACAAGGatcttaaagggtcatgaaacccccctgttttagcctggtcgttcacacctctgaATTAAAACACTTTGTTAAAATgggcgtgtaaagctctggaaaagtgggagtgtagagggggagaagaggggagagaacaatcaatgaagcacagacaaacaacacactcattatacagaataatgaatattaatatatgagcatggagaaaatgacaacaaactcccaagcacaagggagaaatgcgaaAGGATATTTAGTAGGGCTAATAATAGTCTACTTTGATTACGTTTACGAGCACTGCCatctcaaaatcagtcttttgtctaTCAGAATAATCGTGTCGTCGCGTTCAGCATctacaccactgtatcagtgtccagattgcacatataattcatttgaagaagacttgatgaaatatgtgtgcataactacaccgtgctggttaatgtttggtgcaggagaatgtgtgaaataaaaactttaaacacggatactttattctgtaagAGCTATGTGACACGTGGCTAGTGTTACTAAACTCACCGCGGAGCTCCGTGCTGAAACCGATCATATGTGCGCTCTGCATGTATATCATATAACaatcgtatttttcatgtgttcgtattcaaactccagttctgaccgcatcgtgggcaaaaacaaaacaacactcatgtgctgctgtgctgagggaaacatACACACGGCTCGTGTGTTTGaacgcagctagagcaggcagaggtgaatgagccgcacttttgtgacatttgaattctccgctgtaatgcgatctcatgcgaacatattttccatttgtgctggtagattacagcaaaacaatccacatgcacccaaacctctgctctggtcacgtctcaggaaaacacattgtgttgtggcactgaggaaacgagcaccaacgatatgtctctgaatgacaacagaggcgagagaagtgatacttcctcatgcataatactgcaattataatcgtatgcatactacagcgcagtgattggactgaatgagctttatgtcatgaatatatgtcAAGAATCGCTCGAAACAGtctacgtcagcatgttcgaccaTGCCCATACTTGGGCCGAAAGTACACGATTACGTCAGATTTGTGACGTTGCTCGGACTCAgcttttcaaaccggaagacaTAAAtcgcaaaaataactatttttcacttatgaataacattaatgagtacctttagtgttttcaatgatgtgcagcctatacatatctgtataaaaaaatgaccctttcatgaccctttaaaaagTGCATGGCTGGATTTTCTTAAATGCCTAATAAGTCTAAGACTTGATTCTGTTTTCTGAACAGTTCTCCTTCAATCTGTGCACTAGTCCAGCATTTGGGTTGCTTGTTTCTTCTTGAACGTCACAGTCATTGGTTTCAGTCGTGTCCGACATTTTAAGCTACAGTATAGCTATGCACCGTAAAATTAAGCATCACTAtgaaaaaaacactgatttCAAACCTGAACTTTACAAATCATGCATGACATGTGATCATTTTTTTGCATGACTGTGACAGCGCACTgcggatatatatatatatagccaaaACGAAATTTGAATGTCAAACCAAAACTTTAATAAACCTGACGAGTTTTTTCCTGAAACAGTCTCACAACAAAGGCTAACACACGATAGTATAACATAATAGTATAGTATAAAATATAGTTGATGAAACTATTGTAATTATAACCAAGTAAGTAAACTCTAAGGTTTAGTTTAAACATCAGAATTAACTGCGTCTGCAGGATCAGAAGTAAAACAAATGAATGCTTACCTTGATGAGCATCACTTAGACAAGAGTGAAACATAAACCCAACCATTACTACATATATAAAGAAAACGTTCGTAAACGAGATCATGTGAAACATGTTTCCATTTGTAAATACTCACGCCCAGAGATTCTCACTGTCATGCGTATACTCAGAACTGCTGCTAGTTCCGCTTTTGACGTTATCGAGGTAAAAAACGTTCAGTCATAAAAAAGTACTTAAATTTGTTGCCAACAGTATTAGCCTTTTTTTCTGGGTCAGGAACAAAGtttaaaattttatgtttaaagttggcatgaaacggaagttgagATTGTCTTTTCTTTTGTGACGTCTATCCGAGTGAAACGCCATGCCCGTTTGGGGATTTGTCTCCCAGACTCACTGTGAGCACCCTCACATTACTGTAGGAACTTTAATCATTAAGGATGACGAGGACGGTCAGTGAGAGAGCGCACGAgagagactgactgactgacggtGTGTGTCCGTTGGCGTGGAGCGAGTGTTTCCGTTTACCTCCATCAGGTTAAGCTTGACactcaacttccataggaatgaatcTAAAATTGCTCTGGTGGCTTGCTCTGCTCCAGTGGACACACAGCCTGACTGACTGAGCGTTTCCTCCATCAGGTTCCTGTCAATGGTGACGGGCATCAGCAGTGGTTAATGCATTGATCTCTATAGAGTGAAGCATCAGCTTACGCAGTGACAGCATTTACCCCTTATGTCACTGGATCTTCCTCCATATATCTCCGTCCTCTCGCCATAGCCTGAAAGCAGgttaatatttttgattaaagattacaagatcacatgaatttaaaaaaaataatgaatggataaattattgataattaatactacaatattccataaaaaaataagagttgtcagttttgatttcattcCAACTTTAAGGTTTTGATTGGACGGGATGGTTGAGGGGTGTGTTGTTATACAGTTGAGCTCCAAAGTTTACgtaccccttgcagaatatgcAAAAAGGTTAataatttcaacaaaataaggatcatgaaaat from Chanodichthys erythropterus isolate Z2021 chromosome 15, ASM2448905v1, whole genome shotgun sequence harbors:
- the LOC137037771 gene encoding zinc-alpha-2-glycoprotein-like isoform X1, which gives rise to MLLFVCVCFYCCPCFICSSEKHFLHYKFTVLTKADTFPEFSAVIVADDRRIKHFSDEERVWILTEYDWTEAPKDPPDSRDWFIHQIRTLTNCTNSQCSDHVLQRIIGCELEKLPDGTVNLTVFDEYGFDGEDFISFNSDTMKWIDKNPKAKETKEEWDLQTGRNQFIKYYLKTYMNWISTFNNTKQSSPDVHVSVRKSPDDDNNLVLMCLATGFYPRDVQMNIRRNRTNLEDQTSSGIRPNDDETFQMRISVKINRNLKGSYDCLLIHSSLTEPVSVKWDGRCSDCETDHTWIVIAGAVALAVIVIVTGYCIYKWKRSNDSNNRGEYYDDRNTQSSSPHTGIFITFIIVCLCAENHNSV
- the LOC137037771 gene encoding zinc-alpha-2-glycoprotein-like isoform X2; the protein is MLLFVCVCFYCCPCFICSSEKHFLHYKFTVLTKADTFPEFSAVIVADDRRIKHFSDEERVWILTEYDWTEAPKDPPDSRDWFIHQIRTLTNCTNSQCSDHVLQRIIGCELEKLPDGTVNLTVFDEYGFDGEDFISFNSDTMKWIDKNPKAKETKEEWDLQTGRNQFIKYYLKTYMNWISTFNNTKQSSPDVHVSVRKSPDDDNNLVLMCLATGFYPRDVQMNIRRNRTNLEDQTSSGIRPNDDETFQMRISVKINRNLKGSYDCLLIHSSLTEPVSVKWDGRCSDCETDHTWIVIAGAVALAVIVIVTGYCIYKWKRSNDSNNRGEYYDDRNTQSSSPHTGR